The nucleotide sequence GCCACAAACAGCAGCAGCCCCAGCAGCACTGCCAAACGCAGCGGCCAGGCCGACCAGCGCAACGCCGGAAGGACATCGGCCAGGCGCAAAAGCACCACGCCCGCTGCCAACAACGCGCCGGCCTGGAACGCACCGCCGGGCGCGCTGGAGCCGCGCCACAACACATAGCCGCCGGCCAGCACCAGCAGCGGCGCGAGGATCCGGCTCCAGGCACGCAGCAACGGCCAGGGTTCGCTCAACCCCAGGCGCACCGGCCCCAACTGGCGCGCACCCAGCAGCGCCAAGAGCAACACGGCCAGCTCCAGCAGGGTGTCCCAGGCGCGGAAGTTGAGCAGGACGGCCGTCACCGTATGGTCAACGCCGCTGTCCGGCATGGCCTGGTCAATGCGCGCCGGCAGCGGTGCGATCTGCTCAGCCAGTGGTGCCAGCTCCCCCATCAGCAGGATCAGCAACGGCAGCATCACGGCCAGGGCAGCCAATCGCCGGCGCCCCGGCACTTGCGGTTCGCTGCCTTCCACAGGTTGACGCGCCAGTGCAGAGAACAGCAGCACACCCGTCAGCCCGGCGCCTATCGCCGCTTCGGCCAGGGCCAGATCAGGCGCGCCCAGACGTGCCCAAATCAGCGCCAGCACCAGGCCGAAGGCGGTAAACAGCAGCACCCCGGCATACAGTTGGCGCACATGTAGCGCACCGCCGGCCAGCGTCAGGAGCAACAGTCCGAGCACGCCATCGAGCAGCCACTGCGTCACGCGTCGCCCTCCTCGTCGGCCTGACGCGCCAGCAATTGACAGGCGATGGCGCCGGAGGCCAGCAGCAACAGCCAGATCAGCACCATCTGCGCGACCTCGAAGAGACCTTCGGCATGCAGGGACAGCCCCGCCACCACCAAGCCCAGCCCCAGAGTATCGGCCTTGGTCAGCGCATGCAGGCGGCTCAGGGTATCGGGGAAACGCAGCAAGCCGACGCTGCCGGCGGCGAAGAACAGCAACCCGCCGGCCAGCAGCAGATTACTCAGGATGAGCAGCCAGTCAGCCATGGCGACTCCGCCGCAGCAACTGCACCAGCGCGACGCTGATCATCGCCGCCAGCAACGCCAGTATCAGCGCCGCATCGCGCAAGCCCGGCTGCCCCAGCCACTGGG is from Pseudomonas saudiphocaensis and encodes:
- a CDS encoding cation:proton antiporter gives rise to the protein MADWLLILSNLLLAGGLLFFAAGSVGLLRFPDTLSRLHALTKADTLGLGLVVAGLSLHAEGLFEVAQMVLIWLLLLASGAIACQLLARQADEEGDA
- a CDS encoding hydrogenase subunit MbhD domain-containing protein, with protein sequence MTQWLLDGVLGLLLLTLAGGALHVRQLYAGVLLFTAFGLVLALIWARLGAPDLALAEAAIGAGLTGVLLFSALARQPVEGSEPQVPGRRRLAALAVMLPLLILLMGELAPLAEQIAPLPARIDQAMPDSGVDHTVTAVLLNFRAWDTLLELAVLLLALLGARQLGPVRLGLSEPWPLLRAWSRILAPLLVLAGGYVLWRGSSAPGGAFQAGALLAAGVVLLRLADVLPALRWSAWPLRLAVLLGLLLFVAVAALTAWLGDGWLHYPPAWSKPLILLVETAATLSIAASLSLLVVGDEPERQP